The bacterium nucleotide sequence CTGTCTTGTAGAGATTAAGGCCAAATCATCGCTTGAGGACGTTGATATTGTTCAGACATTATCATATTTGAAAGTATCCTGTTATCCTGTAGCATTGTTGATAAACTTCGGCGGTCCGAAGATTGAGATAAAACGTCTCGCAAACACAATTAAGCGTTGAAGTCAAAGATATCCCATTTCAGCGTTTCATAATATTCAGCGTCTCAGCGGTTCTTAGAAGGAGACATAAGTTAGGAAGTAAATGACAAGTAATACATACAAGATAGCGGTTCTGCCGGGCGATGGTGTCGGTGTCGAGATAATCCCACAGGGGATAAAGGCTCTCAATGCAGCGGCAAAGAAGCTGGACTTGAAGTTTGAATATACGCACCATCTGGTAGGCGGCGCAGCGATAGACGCCACCGGCACGGCCTTGCCTGAGGATACACTCAATGCCGCGCTGGGCAGTGATGCTGTGTTTTTTGGTGCGGTAGGCGGTCCGAAGTGGGATAACCTGGAGCCTGCAAATCGCAGGCCGGAGCGAGGTTCACTGTTTCCGTTGCGAAAGGCGCTTAAAGCATATGCCAATCTGCGGCCTGTGATTGTGTTCGATGCTCTGACAGATGCATCCTGTCTCAAAAAAGAAGCGATTGAAGGCGGTCTGGACATCTTGTTCATACGCGAGCTTACGGGCGGCATCTACTTTGGTCAGCCAAAAGAGCGCCGCGATATAGATGGTGAGATGACCGCAATAGATACATGCTCATATAGTGTCAGTGAGATCGAGCGGATAGCGCATGTGGCGTTCCAGCAGGCATCCAGGCGCAGGAAGCGAGTCCATTCGGTGGATAAAGCCAATGTGATGGAGACTTCCAGGATGTGGCGGGAGGTTGTGACGGAGGTCGGGAAGAAATATCCTGATGTTGAGCTGATACATATACTCGCCGACAACTGCGGCATGCAGCTTTTGCGCAATCCAAAGCAGTTCGACGTAATCCTTGCGGACAATCTTTTCGGTGATCTACTGACTGATGAGGCGTCAATGCTGGCCGGCTCACTCGGAATGCTGCCATCGGCGAGTATCGGTGAAGCGCATAGCGGCCTGTATGAGCCGATTCATGGGTCAGCGCCGGATATCGCGGGCAAGGGTGTTGTAAATCCGATCGCGACAATACTGACGGCTGCGATGATGCTGAGATATGCATGCAATTGTCCGAAGGGCGCATCAC carries:
- the leuB gene encoding 3-isopropylmalate dehydrogenase produces the protein MTSNTYKIAVLPGDGVGVEIIPQGIKALNAAAKKLDLKFEYTHHLVGGAAIDATGTALPEDTLNAALGSDAVFFGAVGGPKWDNLEPANRRPERGSLFPLRKALKAYANLRPVIVFDALTDASCLKKEAIEGGLDILFIRELTGGIYFGQPKERRDIDGEMTAIDTCSYSVSEIERIAHVAFQQASRRRKRVHSVDKANVMETSRMWREVVTEVGKKYPDVELIHILADNCGMQLLRNPKQFDVILADNLFGDLLTDEASMLAGSLGMLPSASIGEAHSGLYEPIHGSAPDIAGKGVVNPIATILTAAMMLRYACNCPKGASLIRSAVESVLNAGYRTGDIAGNGGKIVSCDEMGDLVAQAIADS